GAGCGCGAGTGGCGATCGAGGTGGCCATGGCGTTGCCGGTGTCGTGAAAGCCGTTTGTGAAGTCAAAAGCCAGTGCCGTTGCTATCAACAGCACCAGGACGATCAGCTCAGCGCTCATGGCGGTAATTCTGTCGGACCACTGGCAATTTTGACCAGCCGGAAACACCTCGCTGAGCTGGGAATTCGAATACGCTCCGAATGAGTTCACCGAGTGTTCATCTGTCCACCCCGGATTGTTCGCCGGGGCGGTTTGCCGATCCCTGAGCGGGCTATAAGTTCACTGCGAGCCAGAGTCGGCGGACAGCACTAACATCAATGCGGTCTTCCGGCTCAAACTCGTATGTCCGGAGGAACCTCGCTCGGGTGCATCAGGAGTAGGCACAGTGAACGCTTTTCTCGCGAAGATCGCGGCCTGGCTCAATGCCGGGTACCCCGAGGGGGTGCCAGGGCCAGACCGGGTGCCGCTGTTGGCGCTGCTGACCCGGCGCCTGACCAACGACGAAGTCAAAGCCGTCGCACAAGATCTCATCGACCGCGGTGAGTTCGATCACATCGACATCGGGGTGCTGATCACCCAGATCACCGACGAGCTGCCCCGCACCGAGGACGTCGAGCGGGTGCGCGAACGCCTGGCCGCCAAGGGATGGCCGCTGGACGATCCGCGCGACGCCGAGGACACCCTCGACGCCGACGACACCGGCCATCGCAACGGGGACGACCCGAAAGAGCCAGGGGGCCCGGCATAGCCGTCCTTCGCGCCATCACCGTCGGCTCCGCGACGGACGAACTGCTGACAATCCTCGACGACGTCCTGGCCGGGCGCGGGGCGGCGATCCTGCCCGTGCCCGCCGACGACGAACGTCAGAGTTCTTTGCTGACAAACACTTTGCGCGCCGGCGAGGACATCGATGACGACGTCGCCGTGGTGATCTCGACCTCGGGCACCACCGGCAAGCCCAAGGGCGCACTGCTGACCGCTGACGCGCTGCGGGCCAGCGCGACCGCCACCCACGCCCGATTGGGTGGCGCCGGGCGGTGGTTGCTGGCCCTGCCCGCCTATCACATCGCCGGCCTTCAGGTCCTGGTCCGCAGCGCGCTGTCGGGCACCCCGCCCGTCACCGTCTCGGCATCGTTCGATCCGGCCGAGTTGCCTTCCGCGGTCGCCGCTTTGGGCGGTGGACGCCGCTACGCCTCGCTGGTGGCGGTGCAACTCGACAAGTGCCTGCGCGACGCGGCCGCCGCGGATGCACTGGCCGACCTCGACGCCGTTCTGATCGGCGGCGGCCCCATGCCGGCCGGGGTGGCCGACCGCGCGCGAGCAGCGGGGGTGAATGTGGTGCGCACCTACGGGATGAGCGAGACCGCGGGCGGCTGCGTGTACGACGGGGTGGCGCTGGACGGCGTCTCGGTCCGGATAGACAACTCACGAATCCTGCTCGGCGGCGCCACCGTGGCCAAGGGCTATCGCAACCCGATCAGCCCCGACCCGTTCGCCGATCCGGGCTGGTTCCGCACCGACGACCTTGGCACCGTGGACGATTCCGGCGTACTGCGGGTCCTGGGCCGCATCGACGACGCGGTGAGCACGGGCGGTCTGACGGTGCTGCCGCAACTGGTCGAATCGGCATTGGCCGGCCATCCGGCGATCGCCGACTGCGCGGTGTTCGGGGTGCCCGACGAGCGGCTCGGCCAGCGGGTGGTGGCCGCGCTGGTGCTGGCCCCCGGGGCCTCTGCTCCCGATGTGGCCGAGTTGCGCACCCAGGTGGCGCAGACCCTCGATGCCACCGCGGCCCCGCGGGAGGTGCACATCGTCGACGAGTTGCCCCGGCGCGGCATCGGCAAGCTCGACCGGCGCGCGCTGGCCGCCCGCTACACGGGCTGAGCTGGGCCCGTTCCCCGACCAGACAATTCACTTGTCCGCTTCGGCATGATGGAGACATGCGCCGAGAAGTGACCTCCGCAGATGAGCTGCGCGCCATCGTCGGGCAACCCACCGCAGCCGTCGCCAAGAAGGTGACCGACCGCCTCTCGGAAGCGCAGCAGGGCTGGCTCAAGCAATCTCCGCTGGGCTTCGTGGCGACCACCGACGCGCAGGGCCGCGTCGACGTTTCCCCCAAGGGCGACCCGCCCGGTTTCGTCCAGATCATCGACGACACCACGATCGCGATCCCGGAGCGCCCCGGCAACCGGCGGGTCGACGGGTTCCTCAACGTCCTGCAGCGCCCGCATGTGGGCACGGTCTTCGTCATCCCCGGCCGCGGCGACACCCTGCGGATCAACGGCACCGGCCGGATCCTCTCGGATGCAGACTATTTCGATGCCATGGCAGTGGACGGCAAGCGGCCGATCCTGGCGCTCGAGATCGCCATCGAAGAAGTGTTCTTCCACTGCCCCAAGGCCTTCCTGCGTTCGAACACCTGGAAGCCCGAGACGTGGGATCCGACGGCGGTGCCCTCGGTGGCCCAGATGGCCAAGGCGTTCAAGCCCGATCAGAGCCAAGAAGAACTCGACGCGTATTACAGCGAGGACAACCTGCGCAAGATCCTCTACTGAACCGCCTCGGCCGGTTTCACCAGGATCGCCCGCGTGTAGAGCAGCTGGAAACCGCGGCGCTGCACGTTGTGCTGCGATTTCGAGCCGGGCGCCGTTGTCACCACGGCGATCTCGCATCCCGCGTCGGCGGCCTCGGCCAGCCGCGTCGCCAGCAGTGCGGCCTGCACTCCGCGGCGGCGGTAGGCCGGCGCCGTCGCAGCCCCGGCCAGCTGGGCGATCCCACCGGCCAGCCGCATCATCCCGCCACCGGCGACCACTCCGTCGCACAACGCGACATAGGCTGTCGCCCCGGCCTTTTCCATATCCCGTTCGGCCCGCTCGATGAT
Above is a window of Mycolicibacterium boenickei DNA encoding:
- a CDS encoding DUF3349 domain-containing protein, with the protein product MNAFLAKIAAWLNAGYPEGVPGPDRVPLLALLTRRLTNDEVKAVAQDLIDRGEFDHIDIGVLITQITDELPRTEDVERVRERLAAKGWPLDDPRDAEDTLDADDTGHRNGDDPKEPGGPA
- the menE gene encoding o-succinylbenzoate--CoA ligase, with product MAGRGAAILPVPADDERQSSLLTNTLRAGEDIDDDVAVVISTSGTTGKPKGALLTADALRASATATHARLGGAGRWLLALPAYHIAGLQVLVRSALSGTPPVTVSASFDPAELPSAVAALGGGRRYASLVAVQLDKCLRDAAAADALADLDAVLIGGGPMPAGVADRARAAGVNVVRTYGMSETAGGCVYDGVALDGVSVRIDNSRILLGGATVAKGYRNPISPDPFADPGWFRTDDLGTVDDSGVLRVLGRIDDAVSTGGLTVLPQLVESALAGHPAIADCAVFGVPDERLGQRVVAALVLAPGASAPDVAELRTQVAQTLDATAAPREVHIVDELPRRGIGKLDRRALAARYTG
- a CDS encoding pyridoxamine 5'-phosphate oxidase family protein, with the protein product MRREVTSADELRAIVGQPTAAVAKKVTDRLSEAQQGWLKQSPLGFVATTDAQGRVDVSPKGDPPGFVQIIDDTTIAIPERPGNRRVDGFLNVLQRPHVGTVFVIPGRGDTLRINGTGRILSDADYFDAMAVDGKRPILALEIAIEEVFFHCPKAFLRSNTWKPETWDPTAVPSVAQMAKAFKPDQSQEELDAYYSEDNLRKILY